Proteins encoded in a region of the Vicia villosa cultivar HV-30 ecotype Madison, WI linkage group LG5, Vvil1.0, whole genome shotgun sequence genome:
- the LOC131608053 gene encoding actin-depolymerizing factor 7-like, giving the protein MANAASGMAVHDECKLRFQELKSKRSYRFIVFKIEEQQVVVDKLGEPTESYDDFMASFPADECRYAVYDFDFTTDENCQKSKIFFVAWSPDTSRVRMKMVYASSKDRFKRELDGIQVELQATDPSEMSLDIVKGRAL; this is encoded by the exons ATG GCGAACGCGGCGTCTGGAATGGCAGTGCATGATGAATGCAAACTGAGGTTTCAAGAGCTAAAATCGAAGAGGAGCTACCGGTTCATTGTGTTCAAGATAGAAGAGCAGCAAGTTGTCGTCGATAAATTAGGCGAGCCTACGGAAAGTTATGATGATTTTATGGCTAGTTTTCCGGCTGATGAGTGCCGATACGCTGTCTATGATTTTGATTTCACAACCgatgagaactgccagaaaagcAAGATCTTCTTTGTTGCATG GTCACCAGATACCTCAAGGGTGAGGATGAAGATGGTGTATGCAAGTTCCAAGGATAGATTCAAGAGAGAATTGGATGGCATTCAAGTTGAACTACAAGCAACTGATCCAAGTGAGATGAGCTTGGACATTGTGAAAGGGAGAGCCCTCTAA
- the LOC131605907 gene encoding putative F-box protein At3g16210 gives MEKITVGATNKHIHEDFAFVILSKLPLKSLIRFCCVSKSWSLLLDNNYFMNMFRKNFLLKNHSYYNDTSLLLHYDASWNVDNPSNSGMHSLSGEGFENMVHLDWSNLFQEDEWLFNILGSTSINGFLCIDCKQTGRVVLWNPTTEEYKVIPICHFSNESIVLHLCIHGFGFDSTSDDYKVIQHRVFSHDVDSEDATWKDISPYSLWEIYSLKNNSWKTIDIDMPTCYQDEVGVHAYMDDVCHWLGKSKTHGSTCEMYNEVYLVSFNLSTEMFVTTSLPSNMDGIDYKYLAVLNGSITLISNNAETTTFQISILGEVGRNESWIKLFIFQSLSCIDRPIGVSKNGDIFFIQNDEELAWINLSTEKFEKLGVKGTFNCQVISYKRSLVRIDRKSN, from the coding sequence ATGGAGAAAATAACAGTGGGTGCTACCAACAAACATATACATGAAGATTTTGCATTTGTTATTCTCTCAAAATTGCCCCTCAAATCTTTGATTCGATTTTGTTGTGTAAGTAAATCATGGTCTCTTTTGTtagataataattattttatgaacatGTTTCGAAAGAATTTTTTATTGAAGAATCACTCCTATTACAATGACACGTCGCTTCTTCTACATTATGATGCATCATGGAATGTTGATAATCCAAGTAACTCTGGAATGCATTCTCTATCCGGTGAGGGATTTGAGAATATGGTACACTTAGATTGGTCAAATTTATTTCAGGAAGATGAGTGGTTGTTTAACATTTTGGGCTCGACTAGTATCAATGGTTTTCTTTGTATTGATTGTAAACAAACAGGGAGAGTTGTATTGTGGAATCCAACAACTGAGGAATATAAAGTTATTCCTATATGTCATTTTTCCAATGAATCAATTGTGCTTCATCTTTGTATTCATGGgtttggttttgactctactagTGATGATTACAAGGTTATTCAACATCGGGTATTTTCTCATGACGTTGATAGTGAAGATGCAACATGGAAAGATATATCTCCTTACTCTTTGTGGGAGATATATAGTCTGAAAAACAACTCTTGGAAAACAATTGATATAGATATGCCCACATGTTATCAAGATGAGGTGGGTGTTCATGCGTACATGGATGATGTGTGTCATTGGTTGGGTAAAAGTAAAACACATGGATCTACTTGTGAAATGTACAATGAAGTTTATCTGGTCTCCTTTAACTTGAGCACTGAGATGTTTGTTACAACATCTTTACCTTCAAACATGGACGGTATTGATTATAAATACTTAGCAGTGCTTAATGGTTCAATAACATTGATTTCAAATAATGCAGAAACAACTACttttcaaatatcaattttagGTGAAGTTGGGAGAAATGAGTCATGGATCAAGctcttcatttttcaatcgttatCGTGTATTGATCGACCTATTGGAGTGAGTAAAAATGGCGATATATTCTTTATACAAAATGATGAAGAACTAGCTTGGATTAATTTAAGTACCGAAAAGTTTGAAAAGCTAGGTGTTAAAGGAACTTTTAACTGTCAGGT